A part of Streptomyces sp. NBC_01210 genomic DNA contains:
- the polA gene encoding DNA polymerase I, with translation MAETASKKTPDNRPRLLLMDGHSLAYRAFFALPAENFTTATGQPTNAIYGFASMLANTLRDESPTHFAVAFDVSRKTWRSQDFPEYKANRSKTPDEFKGQVELIGELLDTMNAVRFAVDGFEADDIIATLATQAEAAGFEVLIVTGDRDSFQLVSEHTTVLYPTKGVSELTRFTPEKVEEKYGLTPQQYPDFAALRGDPSDNLPGIPGVGEKTATKWISQFGSFAELMERADEVKGKVGQALRDHLDSVKLNRHLTELVRDVELPKAVDDLERAPYDRTALKGFLEVLEIRNPSLRERLLAVDPGAEEDEAPAPAAAVELDGTVLSTGELAPWLEQHGGQPLGVATVDTWALGTGSVAEIALATAAGPAAWFDPTQLNEADERAFANWLADAGRPKVMHNAKGAMRVFPEHGWSVDGVTMDTALAAYLVKPGRRSFALDALAVEYLGRELAPAAADGQLAFGSDEQAEADALMAQARAVLDLGEAFTARLIEVGAADLLHDVELPTSELLARMERHGIAADRSHLEAMEQQFAGAVQQAVKEAHAAVGHEFNLGSPKQLQEVFFGELNLPKTKKTKTGYTTDADALAWLAGQTEHELPVIMLRHREQARLRSTVEGLIKTIAADGRIHTSFSQIVAATGRLSSTDPNLQNVPVRTDEGRAIRHGFVVGEGFESLMTADYSQIELRVMAHLSEDEGLLEAFASGEDLHTTVASQVFAVERSAVDAEMRRKIKAMSYGLAYGLSAFGLSQQLNIEAAEARGLMDTYFERFGGVRDYLRRAVDEARATGYTETMLGRRRYLPDLNSDNRQRREAAERMALNAPIQGTAADIVKIAMLNVDRALSEAKLSSRLLLQVHDEIVLEVSPGERDRVEELVRREMSSAVSLRAPLDVSVGVGPDWESAAH, from the coding sequence GTGGCTGAGACGGCATCGAAGAAGACCCCAGACAACCGACCGCGCCTGCTCCTCATGGACGGGCACTCCTTGGCGTACCGGGCGTTCTTCGCGCTGCCCGCGGAGAATTTCACGACCGCGACCGGTCAGCCGACCAACGCCATCTACGGCTTCGCGTCGATGCTGGCGAACACGCTGCGCGACGAGTCGCCCACGCATTTCGCGGTGGCGTTCGACGTCTCGCGCAAGACATGGCGCTCGCAGGACTTCCCCGAGTACAAGGCGAACCGCTCCAAGACCCCGGACGAGTTCAAGGGCCAGGTCGAGCTGATCGGTGAGCTCCTGGACACCATGAACGCCGTGCGGTTCGCGGTGGACGGGTTCGAGGCGGACGACATCATCGCCACCCTCGCCACCCAGGCCGAGGCCGCCGGCTTCGAAGTGCTGATCGTCACCGGCGACCGAGACTCCTTCCAGTTGGTCAGCGAGCACACCACTGTGCTCTACCCCACCAAGGGCGTCTCCGAGCTGACCCGCTTCACCCCGGAGAAGGTCGAGGAGAAGTACGGCCTCACGCCTCAGCAGTACCCGGACTTCGCCGCCCTGCGGGGCGACCCCTCGGACAACCTGCCGGGCATCCCGGGTGTCGGTGAGAAGACCGCCACGAAGTGGATCAGCCAGTTCGGTTCGTTCGCGGAGCTGATGGAGCGCGCCGATGAGGTCAAGGGCAAGGTCGGACAGGCCCTCCGCGACCACCTGGACTCCGTCAAGCTCAACCGCCACCTCACCGAGCTGGTGCGGGACGTGGAGCTGCCGAAGGCCGTCGACGACCTCGAGCGCGCGCCGTACGACAGGACCGCGCTGAAGGGGTTCCTGGAGGTCCTGGAGATCCGCAACCCGAGCCTGCGCGAGCGGCTCCTCGCGGTAGACCCGGGCGCCGAGGAGGACGAGGCCCCGGCCCCCGCCGCCGCCGTCGAGCTGGACGGCACGGTGCTCTCCACCGGCGAGCTCGCCCCCTGGCTCGAGCAGCACGGCGGGCAGCCGCTCGGCGTGGCCACCGTCGACACCTGGGCTCTGGGCACCGGCAGCGTCGCCGAGATCGCGCTCGCCACGGCTGCGGGACCTGCCGCCTGGTTCGACCCCACCCAGCTGAACGAGGCCGATGAGCGGGCCTTCGCCAACTGGCTCGCGGACGCCGGCCGGCCGAAGGTCATGCACAACGCCAAGGGCGCCATGCGGGTCTTCCCCGAGCACGGCTGGAGCGTCGACGGCGTCACCATGGACACCGCGCTCGCCGCCTATCTGGTCAAGCCCGGCCGCCGCTCCTTCGCGCTGGACGCGCTCGCCGTCGAGTATCTGGGCCGTGAGCTCGCCCCGGCCGCCGCCGACGGCCAGCTCGCCTTCGGCTCGGACGAACAGGCCGAGGCCGACGCCCTGATGGCGCAGGCCCGCGCGGTCCTCGACCTCGGTGAAGCGTTCACCGCGCGCCTGATCGAGGTCGGTGCGGCCGACCTGCTGCACGACGTCGAGCTGCCCACTTCCGAGCTGCTGGCCCGCATGGAGCGGCACGGCATCGCCGCCGACCGCTCCCATCTGGAGGCCATGGAGCAGCAGTTCGCGGGCGCCGTGCAGCAGGCCGTGAAGGAGGCGCACGCCGCCGTCGGGCACGAGTTCAACCTCGGCTCGCCCAAGCAGCTGCAGGAAGTCTTCTTCGGTGAGCTGAACCTCCCCAAGACCAAGAAGACCAAGACCGGTTACACCACCGACGCGGACGCGCTGGCCTGGCTGGCCGGCCAGACCGAGCACGAGCTGCCGGTCATCATGCTGCGCCACCGTGAACAGGCGCGGCTGCGCTCCACCGTCGAGGGCCTGATCAAGACGATCGCGGCCGACGGCCGTATCCACACCAGCTTCAGCCAGATCGTGGCCGCGACCGGCCGGCTCTCCTCCACCGACCCGAATCTGCAGAATGTGCCGGTGCGTACGGACGAGGGCCGCGCCATCCGCCACGGCTTTGTCGTCGGCGAGGGCTTCGAGTCGCTGATGACCGCCGACTACAGCCAGATCGAGCTGCGCGTGATGGCGCATCTGTCGGAGGACGAAGGCCTGCTGGAGGCGTTCGCCTCCGGTGAGGATCTGCACACCACCGTCGCCTCCCAGGTGTTCGCCGTGGAGCGGTCCGCGGTCGACGCGGAGATGCGCCGCAAGATCAAGGCCATGTCGTACGGACTGGCGTACGGCCTCTCGGCGTTCGGCCTCTCCCAGCAGCTGAACATCGAGGCGGCCGAGGCGCGCGGCCTGATGGACACCTACTTCGAGCGGTTCGGCGGAGTCCGCGACTATCTGCGCCGCGCCGTCGACGAGGCACGCGCCACGGGATACACGGAGACGATGCTCGGCCGGCGCCGCTATCTCCCGGACCTCAACAGCGACAACCGCCAGCGCCGCGAGGCCGCCGAGCGGATGGCGCTCAATGCCCCGATCCAGGGCACGGCCGCGGACATCGTCAAGATCGCGATGCTGAACGTGGACCGGGCGCTGAGCGAGGCGAAGCTCTCCTCCCGGCTGCTGCTCCAGGTCCACGACGAAATCGTCCTGGAGGTCTCGCCGGGCGAGCGCGACCGGGTGGAAGAGCTGGTCCGCCGGGAGATGTCCTCGGCCGTGTCCCTGCGCGCACCGCTGGATGTCTCGGTCGGCGTCGGCCCCGACTGGGAGTCCGCCGCGCACTGA
- a CDS encoding FdhF/YdeP family oxidoreductase, with the protein MASKPPIGDPVQDAPQVAAPHQAAAGLPAIGHTLRIAQQQMGVRRTAQTLLKVNQKDGFDCPGCAWPEGDKRHMAEFCENGAKAVAEEATLRRVTPDFFAAHPVADLASRSGYWLGQQGRITQPMYLPEGADRYEAVTWERAFGIIAEELTALASPDEALFYTSGRTSNEAAFLFQLFAREFGTNNLPDCSNMCHESSGSALTETIGIGKGSVSLEDIHEADLIIVAGQNPGTNHPRMLSALEKAKTAGAKIISVNPLPEAGLGRFKNPQTPRGMVKGVAVNDLFLQIRIGGDQALFRLLNKLILETDGAVDEAFVREHTHGYEEFVTAARAADWDETLVATGLERAVIEQTLAMVLASKRTIVCWAMGLTQHKHAVPTIREVVNFLLLRGNIGRPGAGVCPVRGHSNVQGDRTMGIFERPAPAFLDALEKEFGFAPPRHHGFDVVRSIQALRDGEAKVFFAMGGNFVGATPDTEVTEAAMRKARLTVHVSTKLNRSHAVTGTRALILPTLGRTDKDIQAGGKQFVTVEDSMGMVHASRGNLPPASPHLLSEPAIVARMARAVLGPGSVTPWEDFEKDYGSIRDRIARVVPGFEDFNARIARPGGFTLPHAPRDERRFPTATGKANFTAAPVEFPELPAGRLLLQTLRSHDQYNTTIYGLDDRYRGIKGGRRVVMVNPEDARELGLTDGSYTDLVSEWKDGVERRAPGFRVVHYPTARGCAAAYYPETNVLVPLDSTADTSNTPASKSVVVRFERGA; encoded by the coding sequence ATGGCCAGCAAGCCTCCCATTGGTGACCCGGTCCAGGACGCGCCGCAGGTCGCGGCCCCGCATCAGGCGGCGGCCGGTCTTCCCGCCATCGGGCACACCCTGCGCATCGCCCAGCAGCAGATGGGAGTGCGCCGCACGGCGCAGACCCTGCTCAAGGTCAATCAGAAGGACGGCTTCGACTGTCCGGGCTGCGCCTGGCCCGAGGGCGACAAGCGGCACATGGCGGAGTTCTGCGAGAACGGCGCGAAGGCGGTCGCCGAGGAGGCGACGCTGCGCCGGGTCACGCCGGACTTCTTCGCCGCGCATCCCGTCGCGGACCTCGCCTCGCGCAGCGGGTACTGGCTGGGGCAGCAGGGCCGTATCACGCAGCCGATGTACCTGCCGGAAGGCGCCGACCGCTACGAGGCGGTGACCTGGGAGCGAGCCTTCGGGATCATCGCGGAGGAGCTCACGGCGCTGGCATCGCCCGACGAGGCGCTCTTCTACACCTCGGGCCGCACCAGCAACGAAGCGGCGTTCCTGTTCCAGCTCTTCGCCCGCGAATTCGGCACCAACAATCTTCCCGACTGCTCCAACATGTGCCATGAGTCCTCCGGCTCGGCGCTCACCGAGACGATCGGCATCGGCAAGGGCAGCGTCTCGCTGGAAGACATCCATGAGGCGGACCTGATCATCGTCGCCGGGCAGAACCCCGGGACCAACCATCCCCGGATGCTCTCCGCCCTGGAGAAGGCCAAAACAGCGGGCGCAAAGATCATTTCGGTGAATCCGCTGCCCGAGGCCGGCCTCGGACGGTTCAAGAATCCGCAGACCCCGCGGGGCATGGTCAAGGGCGTCGCGGTCAACGACCTCTTCCTGCAGATCCGTATCGGCGGCGACCAGGCACTCTTCCGGCTGCTGAACAAGCTGATCCTCGAGACGGACGGGGCCGTCGACGAGGCGTTCGTACGCGAACACACCCACGGCTACGAGGAGTTCGTAACCGCGGCCCGTGCCGCCGACTGGGACGAGACCCTCGTCGCGACCGGCCTCGAACGCGCCGTGATCGAGCAGACGCTCGCGATGGTCCTCGCGTCGAAGCGCACCATCGTCTGCTGGGCGATGGGCCTGACCCAGCACAAGCATGCCGTGCCGACCATCCGTGAGGTGGTCAACTTCCTTCTGCTGCGCGGCAACATCGGCCGCCCGGGCGCCGGCGTCTGCCCCGTGCGCGGGCACTCCAACGTCCAGGGCGACCGCACCATGGGCATCTTCGAGCGGCCCGCCCCGGCCTTCCTGGACGCCCTGGAGAAGGAGTTCGGCTTCGCTCCGCCGCGTCACCACGGCTTCGACGTCGTACGGTCCATTCAGGCGCTGCGCGACGGGGAGGCGAAGGTCTTCTTCGCCATGGGCGGCAATTTCGTCGGCGCGACGCCGGACACCGAGGTGACCGAGGCCGCGATGCGCAAGGCCCGACTCACGGTGCATGTGTCGACGAAGCTGAACCGCTCGCACGCCGTCACAGGCACCAGGGCGCTGATCCTGCCCACCCTCGGCCGTACCGACAAGGACATACAGGCGGGGGGCAAACAGTTCGTGACCGTCGAGGACTCGATGGGCATGGTGCACGCCTCACGCGGCAATCTCCCCCCGGCGAGCCCCCATCTGCTGTCCGAGCCGGCCATCGTGGCCCGGATGGCGCGTGCCGTGCTCGGCCCCGGCTCGGTCACGCCCTGGGAGGACTTCGAGAAGGACTACGGCTCCATCCGCGACCGCATCGCGCGCGTGGTGCCCGGCTTCGAGGACTTCAACGCCAGGATCGCCCGCCCCGGCGGCTTCACGCTCCCCCACGCTCCGCGCGACGAACGCCGCTTCCCCACGGCCACCGGCAAGGCCAATTTCACCGCCGCGCCCGTTGAGTTTCCCGAGCTGCCCGCGGGTCGGCTGCTGCTGCAGACGCTGCGCTCGCACGACCAGTACAACACCACGATCTACGGCCTCGACGACCGCTACCGCGGTATCAAGGGCGGGCGCCGGGTCGTCATGGTGAACCCCGAGGACGCGCGGGAACTGGGCCTGACGGACGGCTCGTACACCGATCTCGTCAGCGAGTGGAAGGACGGCGTCGAACGACGTGCCCCCGGTTTCCGGGTGGTGCACTACCCCACCGCCCGTGGCTGCGCGGCCGCGTACTACCCGGAGACCAATGTGCTGGTGCCGCTGGACTCCACGGCGGACACCAGCAACACCCCGGCGAGCAAGTCCGTGGTGGTCCGGTTCGAGCGCGGGGCGTAA
- a CDS encoding PaaI family thioesterase produces MGEQTNVKFPQEVIDEYAALGVDLPALFSAGHLGERMGVQIVEASADRVVGTMPVEGNTQPYGLLHGGASAVLAETLGSVGSMLHGGTSKIAVGVDLNCTHHRGVRSGLVTGVATPVHRGRSTATYEIVITDEQDKRVCTARLTCLLRDAGGPAGAGS; encoded by the coding sequence ATGGGCGAGCAGACCAATGTGAAATTCCCGCAAGAGGTCATCGACGAATACGCCGCGCTCGGGGTCGATCTGCCCGCGCTCTTCTCCGCCGGCCATCTGGGCGAGCGCATGGGCGTGCAGATCGTCGAGGCCTCGGCCGACCGCGTCGTCGGCACGATGCCCGTCGAGGGCAACACCCAGCCCTACGGACTGCTGCACGGCGGCGCGTCCGCCGTGCTGGCCGAGACCCTCGGCTCGGTCGGCTCGATGCTGCACGGCGGGACCTCCAAGATCGCCGTCGGTGTGGACCTCAACTGCACCCACCACCGCGGCGTCCGCTCCGGCCTCGTCACCGGAGTCGCGACACCGGTGCATCGCGGCCGCTCCACCGCCACGTACGAGATCGTCATCACCGACGAGCAGGACAAGCGGGTCTGCACGGCCCGGCTGACCTGTCTGCTGCGCGACGCCGGCGGGCCGGCGGGGGCCGGCAGCTGA
- a CDS encoding branched-chain amino acid ABC transporter substrate-binding protein, with protein MRKRSLLILTTVVTTGALTLSACGSRDDSKGTDSGNKTTVVIGVDAPLTGSLSALGQGIKNSVDLAAKTANKNNEVPGIEFKVESYDDQAVPASGQANATKLVGNKDVLGVVGPLNSGVSQSMQGVFNTANLTQVSPANTNPSLTQGDNWGKGEKKRPFKTYFRTATTDVIQGKFAAQYLYNDAKKKKVYVVDDKQTYGAGLAAIFSDEFKRLGGTIAGTDHVTVKETDFSSTADKVKSSGADSVYFGGQYPEGGLLSDQVKKAGAKIPTMGGDGIYDPAFIKASGEANDGDLATSVGYPVEKLPTAKKFIDDYKAGGYKDPYAAYGGYSYDAGWAIIQAVKAVVAANDGKVPADARAKVTEAMSKVSFDGVTGKVAFDEFGDTTNKQLTVYAVKGSNWADVKSATFKD; from the coding sequence GTGCGAAAGCGTTCCTTGCTCATCCTCACCACCGTGGTCACCACGGGAGCACTCACACTCTCCGCCTGCGGCTCGCGCGACGACAGCAAGGGGACCGACAGCGGCAACAAGACCACTGTGGTCATCGGTGTCGACGCACCGCTGACAGGCTCGCTGTCCGCACTGGGCCAGGGGATCAAGAACTCCGTGGACCTTGCAGCCAAGACCGCGAACAAGAACAACGAAGTCCCCGGCATTGAATTCAAGGTCGAATCCTACGACGACCAGGCAGTTCCTGCCTCGGGCCAGGCCAATGCCACCAAGCTCGTAGGCAACAAGGACGTTCTGGGCGTAGTCGGCCCGCTGAACTCCGGCGTCTCGCAGTCGATGCAGGGCGTCTTCAACACGGCGAACCTCACGCAGGTCTCTCCGGCCAACACCAACCCGTCGCTGACCCAGGGCGACAACTGGGGCAAGGGCGAGAAGAAGCGTCCGTTCAAGACGTACTTCCGTACCGCCACCACGGACGTCATCCAGGGCAAGTTCGCCGCCCAGTACCTGTACAACGACGCCAAGAAGAAGAAGGTCTACGTCGTTGACGACAAGCAGACCTACGGCGCCGGCCTCGCCGCGATCTTCTCCGACGAGTTCAAGCGTCTCGGCGGCACCATCGCCGGCACCGACCACGTCACGGTGAAGGAGACCGACTTCTCCAGCACCGCCGACAAGGTCAAGTCCTCCGGTGCCGACTCGGTCTACTTCGGTGGCCAGTACCCCGAGGGTGGTCTCCTCTCCGACCAGGTCAAGAAGGCCGGAGCGAAGATCCCCACCATGGGTGGCGACGGTATCTACGACCCCGCGTTCATCAAGGCCTCCGGTGAGGCGAACGACGGCGACCTCGCGACGTCCGTCGGCTACCCGGTCGAGAAGCTCCCGACCGCCAAGAAGTTCATCGACGACTACAAGGCGGGCGGCTACAAGGACCCGTACGCGGCGTACGGCGGCTACTCGTACGACGCCGGCTGGGCCATCATCCAGGCCGTCAAGGCGGTCGTCGCCGCCAACGACGGCAAGGTGCCGGCCGACGCCCGCGCCAAGGTCACCGAGGCCATGTCCAAGGTCTCCTTCGACGGTGTGACCGGCAAGGTCGCCTTCGACGAGTTCGGTGACACCACGAACAAGCAGCTCACCGTCTACGCCGTCAAGGGCAGCAACTGGGCGGACGTCAAGAGCGCCACGTTCAAGGACTGA
- a CDS encoding branched-chain amino acid ABC transporter permease, with product MNELPQQLANGLALGALYGLIAIGYTMVYGIVQLINFAHGEIFMIGGFGALTTYTWLPSGTSLLVAIPLMIIGGAIASVAVATAAERFAYRPLRSAPRLAPLITAIGLSIALQQLVWGFYPDAKKAVSFPEFTGESFKILGNLSIQRADAFVLVLAPLCMLGLGFFVSKSRSGRAMQATAQDPDTAKLMGINTDRIIVMAFAIGAAFAAVAAVAYGLDKGQINFEMGFILGLKAFTAAVLGGIGNIYGAMVGGIVLGLAESLSIAYIEEIPGMQQLGGGAWSNVWAFVLLIVVLLVRPQGLLGERVADRA from the coding sequence GTGAACGAACTGCCGCAACAGCTGGCCAACGGCCTTGCCCTCGGTGCCCTTTATGGCCTCATCGCCATCGGGTACACCATGGTCTACGGCATCGTCCAGCTCATCAACTTCGCCCACGGCGAGATCTTCATGATCGGGGGCTTCGGCGCCCTCACCACCTATACCTGGCTCCCCAGCGGAACCTCGCTCCTGGTGGCGATACCCCTCATGATCATCGGCGGCGCAATAGCCTCCGTCGCCGTCGCCACCGCCGCGGAACGCTTCGCCTACCGGCCGCTGCGCAGTGCGCCACGGCTTGCCCCGCTGATCACCGCGATCGGCCTTTCCATCGCCCTGCAGCAGCTTGTCTGGGGCTTCTACCCGGACGCCAAGAAGGCTGTGAGCTTCCCGGAGTTCACGGGTGAGTCCTTCAAGATCCTGGGCAACCTGTCGATCCAGCGCGCCGACGCCTTCGTCCTCGTCCTCGCCCCGCTGTGCATGCTCGGCCTCGGCTTCTTCGTCTCGAAGAGCCGCAGCGGCCGCGCCATGCAGGCCACCGCGCAGGACCCGGACACCGCGAAGCTGATGGGCATCAACACGGACCGCATCATCGTGATGGCCTTCGCCATCGGCGCCGCGTTCGCCGCGGTCGCGGCGGTCGCCTACGGCCTCGACAAGGGCCAGATCAACTTCGAGATGGGCTTCATCCTCGGACTGAAGGCGTTCACCGCGGCAGTCCTCGGAGGCATCGGCAACATCTACGGAGCCATGGTCGGCGGCATCGTCCTCGGCCTCGCGGAATCCCTGTCGATCGCCTACATCGAAGAGATCCCCGGCATGCAGCAGCTCGGCGGCGGCGCCTGGTCCAACGTCTGGGCTTTCGTACTTCTCATCGTCGTGCTTCTCGTCAGGCCACAGGGTCTGCTCGGTGAGCGCGTCGCGGATCGGGCGTGA
- a CDS encoding branched-chain amino acid ABC transporter permease → MTDTTKTAEAAPADSASRVTALRWLTAVGGLATILSTFLSWTYTSKFPGDLTVYGYPGGLQVLTLVMGLVIVLYSLASLGIKGLGWLAPAGTTKALKLLALGAFGTTWFAVIAIAVELGGAINLEPGGYVAAVASALPVATAFMLPDDSRPVSRPKALPSWAEILIIVGSFAVGMYVITYGIDTEYAELFTGYLIALAFAAAALFKAGLVGRLSAVTAKYRQVTLIAAFVAAAAFPFTQNTDTYTLIAVNILIFATVALGLNIVVGLAGLLDLGYVAFLGVGAYTAALVSGTTASAFHVQFPFWAAVLTGAAVSLIFGVVIGAPTLRLRGDYLAIVTLGFGEIFRITVGNLDGVSGPQITNGPNGIPNIPDLVFFGFNFGEAHTIAGFELGSYANYYLLMLLAMILVILVFSRAGSSRIGRAWVAIREDETAATAMGINGFRVKLIAFALGATLAGLAGTVQAHVQHTVVPEMYQFAGPVPPNSAFLLAAVILGGMGTISGPLVGATLLYMIPAKLQFLQEYQLLGFGIALILLMRFRPEGLIANRRAQLEYHETDQLDVPDVELPDSGVGIAKAGA, encoded by the coding sequence ATGACTGACACCACCAAGACGGCCGAGGCCGCTCCGGCGGACAGCGCCTCCCGCGTCACCGCACTGCGCTGGCTCACCGCGGTCGGCGGCCTCGCCACCATCCTCAGCACCTTCCTGTCCTGGACGTACACCAGCAAGTTCCCCGGAGACCTCACCGTCTACGGCTACCCGGGCGGCCTGCAGGTCCTCACCCTCGTGATGGGCCTGGTCATCGTCCTGTACTCGCTGGCCTCGCTGGGCATCAAGGGACTGGGCTGGCTCGCGCCGGCCGGCACGACCAAGGCCCTGAAGCTGCTGGCCCTCGGCGCCTTCGGCACCACCTGGTTCGCCGTGATCGCCATCGCCGTCGAGCTCGGCGGCGCGATCAACCTCGAACCCGGCGGCTATGTCGCCGCAGTGGCCTCCGCACTCCCCGTCGCCACGGCGTTCATGCTGCCGGACGACAGCCGTCCGGTCTCCCGGCCCAAGGCCCTCCCCTCCTGGGCCGAGATCCTGATCATCGTCGGCTCCTTCGCCGTCGGCATGTACGTGATCACCTACGGCATCGACACCGAGTACGCCGAACTGTTCACCGGCTACCTCATCGCCCTCGCCTTCGCCGCTGCCGCGCTCTTCAAGGCCGGCCTCGTCGGGCGGCTCTCGGCGGTCACCGCCAAGTACCGCCAGGTGACCCTCATCGCCGCCTTCGTCGCGGCCGCGGCGTTCCCGTTCACGCAGAACACCGACACGTACACGCTCATCGCGGTCAACATCCTCATCTTCGCGACCGTCGCCCTGGGCCTGAACATCGTCGTCGGTCTGGCGGGTCTCCTCGACCTCGGATACGTCGCCTTCCTCGGCGTCGGCGCGTACACCGCCGCCCTCGTCTCCGGGACAACGGCCTCCGCCTTCCACGTGCAGTTCCCCTTCTGGGCCGCCGTCCTCACCGGCGCCGCCGTCTCGCTGATCTTCGGCGTCGTCATCGGCGCTCCGACCCTGCGACTGCGCGGCGACTACCTCGCCATCGTCACCCTCGGCTTCGGTGAGATCTTCCGTATCACCGTGGGCAACCTCGACGGCGTATCGGGACCGCAGATCACCAACGGCCCGAACGGCATCCCGAACATCCCGGACCTCGTGTTCTTCGGGTTCAACTTCGGCGAGGCCCACACCATCGCGGGCTTCGAGCTCGGCAGCTACGCCAACTACTACCTGCTGATGCTGCTCGCGATGATCCTGGTCATCCTGGTCTTCAGCCGGGCGGGCAGCTCCCGTATCGGCCGGGCCTGGGTCGCCATCCGCGAGGACGAGACCGCCGCAACCGCCATGGGCATCAACGGCTTCAGGGTCAAGCTCATCGCCTTCGCCCTCGGCGCCACCCTGGCCGGCCTCGCCGGCACCGTGCAGGCACACGTCCAGCACACCGTGGTCCCCGAGATGTACCAGTTCGCAGGCCCGGTCCCGCCCAACTCCGCCTTCCTGCTGGCGGCCGTCATCCTCGGCGGCATGGGCACCATCAGCGGACCACTGGTCGGCGCCACGCTGCTCTACATGATCCCGGCGAAGCTGCAGTTCCTCCAGGAATACCAGCTCCTCGGCTTCGGCATCGCGCTGATCCTGCTGATGCGGTTCCGTCCCGAGGGCCTCATCGCCAACCGCCGCGCCCAGCTCGAATACCACGAGACCGACCAACTCGACGTACCGGACGTGGAACTGCCCGACTCCGGCGTCGGCATCGCGAAGGCGGGGGCGTGA
- a CDS encoding ABC transporter ATP-binding protein, with amino-acid sequence MTTTTKNTATDTVLDASGVTMRFGGLTAVRSVDLTVGAGEIVGLIGPNGAGKTTFFNCLTGLYVPTEGQVKYKGTVLPPKPHLVTKAGVARTFQNIRLFANMSVLENVLVGRHTRTKEGLWSALLRGPGFKKAEAASHERAMELLEFIGLAHKADHLARNLPYGEQRKLEIARALASEPGLLLLDEPTAGMNPQETRVTEELIFAIRDQGIAVLVIEHDMRFIFNLCDRVACLVQGEKLVEGTAAVVQGDERVVAAYLGTPFEGAPGAAEVAEVEAAEAQSTTSTEGETQ; translated from the coding sequence ATGACGACCACCACCAAGAACACCGCGACCGACACGGTGCTGGACGCCAGCGGCGTCACCATGCGCTTCGGCGGCCTCACCGCCGTACGCTCGGTCGACCTCACCGTCGGCGCCGGCGAGATCGTCGGCCTCATCGGCCCCAACGGCGCCGGCAAGACCACCTTCTTCAACTGCCTCACCGGGCTGTACGTACCGACAGAAGGCCAGGTCAAGTACAAGGGCACCGTTCTGCCGCCCAAGCCCCACCTCGTCACCAAGGCAGGCGTCGCCCGCACCTTCCAGAACATCCGGCTCTTCGCCAACATGTCGGTCCTGGAGAACGTCCTCGTCGGACGCCACACCCGGACCAAGGAGGGCCTCTGGTCCGCCCTGCTGCGCGGCCCCGGCTTCAAGAAGGCCGAAGCCGCCTCGCACGAGCGGGCCATGGAACTGCTGGAGTTCATCGGCCTGGCGCACAAGGCCGATCACCTCGCCCGCAACCTCCCCTACGGCGAGCAGCGCAAGCTCGAAATCGCACGAGCCCTGGCCAGCGAGCCCGGCCTGCTGCTCCTCGACGAGCCCACCGCCGGAATGAACCCGCAGGAGACCCGGGTCACCGAAGAACTCATCTTCGCCATCCGGGACCAGGGCATCGCCGTTCTCGTCATCGAGCACGACATGCGCTTCATCTTCAATCTGTGCGACCGCGTCGCCTGCCTGGTCCAGGGCGAGAAGCTCGTCGAGGGGACGGCCGCGGTCGTCCAGGGTGACGAGCGCGTCGTCGCCGCCTACCTCGGTACGCCCTTCGAAGGCGCACCGGGCGCAGCCGAGGTCGCCGAAGTCGAGGCGGCCGAAGCACAGAGCACCACCAGCACGGAAGGGGAAACCCAGTGA